The sequence CCGAATAATCCGATTGCATTGGCGTTAATTTCAACTTTAGGCGAGCCGATTTTATCTTGCTCGTTAATGCTGCCGGAAACGGAGGTAACAGAATCTGATCCTGATGCGATTAGAGATTATTTAGAACATCGTGTTGAGTTGATTATTCATGGTGGATATTTAGGTCAACAACCGACTACGGTGGTTGATTTGACCGGGGATAGCCCTGCTGTTATTCGAGCAGGTTCGGGCGATTTGACCCCGTTTAATTAATAGCTTAGCTCTTTCCCACAAAGGGAGAGATAATAATTCAGACGCTTGTGAAAGCGACAAAAGGAACTTTATGACAACTTTTCAAAAGAAACCAGCCAATAATTCTCGCTTTGGTAAGGCGATGCCAAATGCGAAATCCCCTAGTAGTAACCGTTCATTTAAAAAGACAGATGAAAAAGCAGATAATAGTGCGCGCAAATTCGGCAAAAATGCGGAAAAACCACAGCGTCCGACTTCTAAGCCTTTGGTACAAAAAACGGTAAAAAAAATCGAAAAAACGACCGCTTTATCAGCTGATAAACAAGGGAAAGTAGCCGGTGAAAAGCTACAAAAAATCTTAGCACGCGCCGGGCAAGGTTCTCGCCGTGAACTTGAGGAAATTATTGCTGCCGGACGTGTGAGTGTAGATGGCAAAATTGCATCATTAGGTGATCGTGTTCAGGTGAGCTCATCGACTAAAATTCGTATCGATGGGCATTTAATTAACCTGACTCTAACGCAAAAAGAGATCTGCCGAGTCTTAATGTATTACAAGCCGGAAGGAGAGCTATGTACACGCTCTGATCCGGAAGGACGAGCTACCGTATTTGACCGCTTACCACGTTTAAATGGTGCACGTTGGATTGCGGTTGGGCGTTTAGATATTAATACTTCAGGTTTATTGCTGTTTACAACAGACGGCGAACTTGCTAATCGTTTAATGCATCCAAGCCGAGAGGTGGAGCGTGAATATTCGGTGCGAGTATTTGGTAATATTGATGATGCAATGCTTGGGCGTTTACGCAAAGGTGTTCAATTAGAAGATGGTCCGGCAAATTTTAAACAGATTAAAGTTGTTGGTGGTACAGGTCTAAATCAATGGTTTGATGTGACTTTAACCGAGGGGCGTAATCGAGAAGTTCGTCGTTTGTGGGAGTCACAAGGGGTGGAAGTAAGCCGCTTGATTCGTATCCGCTATGGTAATATTAAGCTGGATAAAGGCTTACCTCGTGGCGGCTGGGAAGAAATGGGGCTTGAGCAAGTGAACTATTTACGTGAGCTTGTGGGCTTGCCGGCAGAAACTGAAACAAAAGTTGATGTAACGGCTAATCGTCGCCGCACGAATATTCGCCAAATTCGTAAGGCTGTGAAACAGCATCAAAAATATCGCTCTTAGATAATGAATAACATTGCTGAAAGACTGTCTTAATTTCTAAGATAGTCTTTCTATTTTGCGATGAACACTCACTTTAAGAGTCAGTATAAGGTATGGATTATCTTAATTTACATATTTAATATGGAGTAAAGTTATGTCTTGGGACATTGTAATAACGTTAGCAGTAACTTTCATTGCCGTGTTTTTGTTTGCAACAGAAAAAATGCGAATGGATGCCGTAGCCATTTTGGTATTATGTTCATTGGTTTTATTAGGGCAGGTTGATGCTCAATCTGCATTGAGTGGATTTTCAAATTCCGCAACAGTAACTGTTACTGCAATGTTTGTCTTAGCAGCGGGTTTACAAAACAGCGGCGCATTAGATAGAGTAGGGAGCTTATTGGCAAATGCGAAGTCACCTTGGTTGTTTTTGTTGATATTATGTGGAGTGAATGCTGCTGTATCTCCTTTTGTTAATAATACAGCAGTAGTTGCCGTGTTAATTCCAATTGTTATTGTTGCTGCGCAAAATATTAAAATGGCTCCATCTAAGGCTTTGATTCCACTCTCATTTGCTTCTCAAATGGCGGGGGTCTGTACACTGATTGGGACTTCAACTAACTTGTTAGTCAATGCTATTGCTCAAAAACAAGGACATTCCGGTTTCGGTATGTTTGAGTTTGCGCCCTTAGGTCTTATTTTCTTTGCGGTTGGTGTGGTTTACTTATTACTAACCAGCCGTTTTTTACTGCCGGAATCACGCTTGCAGCTAGAAGATGGCGAAGGTTTTGGAAAATATGTTTCTGAATTAAAAGTAAATAAGGATTCGCCTTTAATTGGTAACAGTACTGCCGGTTCAGGTTTAAACGAAGAATTTAATTTATTCACTATTGGTGTATTGCGTGATGGTGAGCGATTATCTACGCCAAGCCATCAAGTGCTGCAAAAACACGATATTTTATTGCTACGAGGGGAATCTGAAGACCTTGCTAAGGTTCGCGGAAAATATGGTTTACACCATGTTGTTTATGGGCGACGTGATAGTGATGAGGAGAACCTTGAGGATGATTTAATGGTAGCTGAAGTAATGATTTCACCTACTTCTCGTTGGATTGGCGGTACTATCCCGATTTTAAGACAGCGTTGGAATAAAAATGCGACAGCATTAGGCATACAACGTCGTAGTCAGGTCATTCGTGAACGCTTACGCTCTACAGCTTTTAAAATGGGGGATATTCTTTTACTGACATTACCCAAAGATGACATGGAAAGCTTACGCAAAGATAAAGATTTTATTGTGTTATCTTCCGATTTAGTGAAAGATGAAGAATCATGGCACAGCAAATTTGCCTTATCTGTGATGGTAGCTGTTGTAGCAACCGCTGCATTAGGCTTAGTACCCATTGCCATTAGTGCATTATTAGGGGCTGTTGCGATGTGTGTTGCCGGTTGTTTAACAGCCGAGGAAGCATACCGTTCTATTGACTGGAAAATTATTTTAGTACTAGCCGGCTTATTGCCATTGGGAGAAGCCATGGCAAATAGTGGTGCAGCACAGTTTATTGTAGATAATACTTTAGGAAAAGTAGGTGAATTTGGACCGCTGGTTGTATTTGCAGTGTTATATTTACTCACAATGATACTCACTGAGTTTATGAGTAACGCGGGAACAGCAGTATTATTGACTCCTATTGCTATTTCAACGGCCAAAATGCTTGGTGTTGATGCTTCCCCCTTTATTCTTGCTGTTATGTTTGCTGCGGCAACTAGCTTTATGACGCCGGTAGGCTATCAAACTAATACGATGGTTTACGGTGCAGGGGGCTATAAATTTACTGATTTCATTAAAATCGGTTTACCGCTTAACCTCTTATATTGGATTTTGGGTATTATTCTTATTCCGTGGTTCTTCCCGTTTAATCCATAATTAAGCATATTATTTAATTTAAAAAAGCTGCTAACGATTTTTCAAAGAGTTAGCAGCTTTTTGTTAATATTAGTTGTTAGTGTCCGCTTAATACCTTAGCCGGTTCTAGTTTTGCAGCCCGGTTTGCAGGGTATAGGCTGGCAAATAAGCTTAAGATGATAGTTGCCAATAGCACATAACTCACGTCTTGCCAATGCAGTTCGCTAGGTAGGAAATCGACAAAATAAACACCGTCAGACAGTAATTTTATACCAAAAAATCCTTCAACAGCCTTGATGATAGCGGTCAAATTTAGCGATAAAATTACGCCTAAAATAATACCGCATACAGCCCCTTTCATTCCTGAAAGCAAGCCGTACCAAAGGAAAATTCGGCGAATGAAGCCGTTATTTGCTCCAAGGGTTCGCTGAATGGCAATATCGCCTTGCTTATCTTTTACCGCCATAATCAAGGTAGAAATAATATTAAAACATGCCACCCCGATGACCAACACCATCGCAATATACATAACGGTGCGAACCAGTTGAATGTCGTTATACATATAGCCGAATTTCTCAATCCAAGTGTTTAAATACAGCGGTTGTGGATAGCCGTTGAGCTGTGGCATTTCCAAATGTTGCACGTCAAAAGGATTAGACAGACTGATTTCAAGTCCTGATATTTCATTCGGCTGATATTCCATTAACTCTTGGGCTTGATTAAGCGGAATTAGTGCGTAGCTATGGTCAAGTTGCCCTTCTAAACGTAGCACGCCGGTGACAGGCATATTAAAACGCAACGGCTGAGCTAATTTCCCGTCTTCTGTTGGCTGTGGAATCAGCATAGTGACTTCATCACCGACAGAAACTTCTAATGCTTTAGCAATACCCGCTCCGAGAATTAAACCGTCTTCATTAGCCTGAAACTGTTTGGAGAACGCTTGCCATTGTTCTGACAGAATAAATTGGCTTAGGCGGCTGACTTGATCTTGTTTTTGTGGATCAACCCCTCGCACTTGAGCAATTTTAAGCTGTGAGCCGTTTTCGATTAATGCGGTAAAGCTCACGAAAGGTGAACTAGCGGTCACATTTTTGGTTTTTTTTACCAATGTTTCTAATTTTGAAGCATTGCCAATCGGTACACTTTTATTACCTTGATAAGACACTAATTCCGCATGTGGTACAACAGAAAGCACTCGTTGGTTTAGCTCTCGCTCAAAACCATTCATTGCACTTAAGCCGATAATCAGCACCGCTACCCCAAGGGCGATTCCAATGCTTGAGAAAAGAGAAATGAGTGAAACCAATCGATTTTTCTGTTTGCCTCGTTGATAACGCCAGCTGATAAAAAACGGAGTGTTCATTAATTTCCCTCGCTCAGCACACCATCTCGCATGACTAAACGGCGTGAAAGTTTATTGGCAAGATTTAAATCGTGGGTGACCAATAAGAAAGCAATATTTTGCTCTTGATTGAGTTGTTGAATCAGTTCAAAGATACTTTCGGTGGTTTTTTGGTCTAAATTGCCTGTCGGTTCATCGGCAAGCACTAAAGCTGGATTGTTTACTAAAGCACGAGCAATCGCCACACGCTGACGTTCACCGCCTGAAAGTGCTGACGGACGATGTGTAACTCTATGAGCTAATCCAACCGCTTGTAACATCTTTTCAGCACGGTTGGCAGCTTCCGTTTTGTTTTGTTTACCGATTAACATAGGCATCATCACATTTTCAAGGGCAGAGAAATCTGCCATTAGGTGATGAAATTGATACACAAAGCCCAAATTTTGGTTACGTAAGAGGGCTAATTTGTCTGAGTTTAATTTTTGCAAAGATTGCTCGCGAATCCATACTTCTCCTGAACTAGGTTGATCTAGACCACCAAGCGTATGAAGTAAGGTACTTTTGCCCGAGCCGGAGCTACCGACAATTGCAACTAATTCACCGGTATTCATTGAAAACGAAACTTCTTTTAGTACCTGAACTTTCTGTTCGCCTTCATCATAAAATTTGCTGATATTTTCACAGCGGAGTAATTCTGTCATTTTTTGTCCTAACACACTAAATTCATTGATTTATCGTCAATACAAGCGGTCATTTTTGCTTAAAATTTTGTAAATTGTTATTCATATCTCAATGCCTGAGCCGGCTCAATTTTTGAAGCTCGGTAAGCCGGGTAAATGGTGCAAAGTAGCGAAAGCAAAATAGAAATGCCGATAATAATTGCAATTTGTGAGCCCGGAATTAAGCTTGGTAAATGAATGGTTGGGTTAAGCAATAAAATGATTTGATCCAAATTCATCGCAATCAACACACCAATCGCTCCACCGACTAATGCTCCAATCACGCCCACAATTGCTCCTTGGAACACAAAAATTTGCATTACTTGTTTTTTGGTTAAACCTTGGGTTTGCAAAATGGCAATTTCGCCCTGTTTATCCACCACCATTAGGCTAAGCGATGTGACGATATTCGAGATAGCAACTACAATAATCAGGCTAATGAGCAAGCCCATCATATTTTTTTCCATTTTCACCGCTTGGAAAAATTCGCCTTTTTGTTCACGCCAATCGCTGATTTGGTAGTTTTCTTCCATAAAATATTGTGGAAGTTCGGTCACTTGGAACGGATCTTGCAGATATAAACGTACGCCTTGAACTTGGTCTTCAGTAATTCTGAGTAAACGTCCTACATCGGCTAAATTCGCAAATAAGGTAAACTCACTCGCCTCTCGATTAGACTGGTAAATGCCTGAAATTTCAAATAACCGTTGTACCGGCACACGTCCTAAAGGAGTATATTGGCTATTTTCGGTAATCATTAAACGTAACTTATCGCCTATGCTTAAATTGAGCTTATTTGCCAAACGTGAACCAACTACCACTTTAAATTCGCCGGTTGGTAATAATTGGGAAATATTTTCTGAAACTAATAGTGGATCATCAGTTGAGTGCTCAACACCAATAAGCTGACCGGCATTAATTCCTTCTGAGCTTTGAATAATGACGTTAGCATGGTTAATAGCAACACTTCCGTTTGCAAATTCAGGGAGGTTCAGCTTTTCATCTTTGCTAAAGTTTCCCTCTTGGGGAGAAATAATCGCGTGTGGTAAGGTAGAAAGCAGATTGTTTTTCTGCATATTTTCCAAGCCGTTCATTACAGACAATACAATCACCAATGCCATCACCCCCAGCACAATGCCAAGGCTTGCAAGATTGGTAACTAATCGTCCGAAACGGTCTGCGTTTTTCGATCTAAAATAGCGAAAAGCGATAAAAAAAGGGGTTAAATTCATTGAATTTCTTATCAAAATAACGAATAAAGAGGCGAACACAGCGGTTCGCCTTCATCATCAAGTTTTAGTTAGCGGTATCAATTTCAGCAAAGGATTTGACTAAATCATCAATCGCTTTCATTTGAGATACAAAGGCTTCTAATTTGGAAAGCGGTAAGGCTGAAGGACCATCACATTTTGCTGAGTTTGGATCCGGGTGAGCTTCTAAGAAAAGCCCTGCTAAACCAACAGCCATACCTGAACGGGCAAGTTCAGTGACTTGTGAGCGACGACCACCTGAAGCAGCTCCGAACGGATCACGGCATTGCAGTGAATGGGTTACATCAAAGATTACTGGGCAACCTTTTGATACTTTTTTCATAATGCCGAAACCTAGCATATCCACCACTAAATTATCGTAACCAAAGTTGGTACCACGGTCGCAAAGAATCACATTTTCATTGCCACACTCTGCGATTTTTTCCACGATATTCCCCATTTGACCAGGGCTTAAAAATTGCGGTTTTTTTACATTAATTACCGCACCGGTGCGAGCCATTGCTTCAACCAAATCGGTTTGACGAGCTAAAAATGCGGGAAGCTGAATCACATCGACTACTTCAGCCACAGGTTTACATTGATAAATTTCGTGTACATCAGTGATGATATTCACTCCAAAAGTCTGTTTTAATTCTTGAAAAATTTTCAACCCTTCTTCCATACCCGGCCCACGGTAAGAATGGATAGACGAGCGGTTCGCCTTATCAAACGATGCTTTAAACACATAAGGTACGTTCAATTTTTGCGTGACTTCCACATACTGTTCACACACACGAAGTGCCATATCGCGGCTTTCCAGCACATTCATACCACCAAATAGGGTAAATGCTTTGTTATTCGCCACTTCAATATTACCGACTTTTACAATTTTATCTGTCATAGGGGGTCCTTAATTTTAAGTGTCCTAGCACGCTTTAGCGTGCTAGGGGTAAAGTTAATGCACCAAACTTTTTTGGCTTTTGCGTTCCAAGCCTTGCACTTCCATTTTCAGCAATTCTGTAGATGGATCTTCAGGACATTGGTCGATAAAATAATTAATATCTTCTAAGGCTGCTTGGTAGCAATCCATACTTGCTAACACCATACCTCGATCACGAATCTCGTATGGATCCTCCGGGCTAAAGGCTAGGCGGTATTCAATTAAGCGTAGCGTTTCTTCGTATTTTCCTTCTCGGGTGAGTGCCATTTTAAACACGGTTTCGATGCGTTCTAATAACTCGGTCATATTCGCTCGTTTTAAAAGATCGGGAGTGACTTCAGAGCCAAAGCCTAATTCGCCCTCTAGCCATTTATTTAGCATTTCAATTGTTAAAAATTCGCCGTTCCAAGGGTTGATAAAACGAACTTTGGTTGCTCCGTTCGGTTGACGGATTTCAGCTCGTAAAATCAGCTGGGTTGGGAAATTTACCGGATAGAGTGGTAAATCTAACACTGAGGCTAAATAAAGCACAATTGAACCCAGTGACACAGGCATTCCACGTTTTTTGCGGATTACTTGATTTAACAATAAATTTTCCGTATGGAAATAATCTTCATAATAGCAGCTGAAGCCCCACTCTTGATAAACTAAAGTCAGAAGTTGATTAATACGCTCTTCATCTGTTTCGCCATTGACATTATAACGAGCTTTTTTTACTAAGGCAGACATCTGCCCAAACACTTGCTGCTCGCGTACATTACTATCAATAAGTGTAGTGAGTCGCAAAATTTCACGATAAAGATATTTTTTTAATTCCACTTCACTAATCGTAATTTTTGGTTCTTCCAGCTCTCTTAATAATTCTTGAATAATATCGTCCATTTCCTGCCTTTTATTCTTTTAAAACTGCTTTAGTCACTCTGTCATTACCGCCATAATCTTGTAATGTTTCAAGGGCTTCCCACAGGGTTAAATTAAATAAATTTCGTACCATTTCAGCTTGTTGCCAACCATGTTCCAACATTAATGCCCCTTGTGGCTTTAAGTGAAGCGGTGCATTTTCGATAATTTTTTGCAAATCGCTCAAGCCATTGTTATCGGCAACTAATGCGGTTAAAGGTTCAAAACGCACATCGCCAACTGTTAAATTTTCATCATTTTCATCAATATAGGGTGGATTCGACAAAATCAAGTCAAACTGCTGATTTTTAATCGCAGAAAACCAATCACTCTGTAAAAATCGGACATTATCAAAGCCAAGAGTTTGGCGATTTTCTTCCGCAAGTTTGACCGCCTCAGGCTGAAAATCCACACCGATAATATCGGCTTTATCGCCTAACTCGCTCGCCATTGCCAACGCAATTGCCCCTGTGCCGGTGCCTAAATCTAAAATTTGCAAGTTTTTTTGTTTTTCTAACCGCTTGTGAGCCCAATCTAATGCTAATTCCACCAAACGCTCGGTATCAGGTCGGGGAATAAGTGTTGCGGAGGACACTTTCAACGGCAACGACCAAAATTCCCGTTCGCCCAAAATATACGCCATTGGTTCACCGTTTGCACGTCTTGCTAAGTATTCGGCAAGTTGTTTTAGCTCATTTTCGGTTAAGATAGTTTCGCTAAACGCAAAAATTGCTGATTTTGTGCGTTTTGTAACCGCTTGTAGGAGCAAATTTGCATCGAATTTGGCATCTAAAAAAGGGTTGTTTTCGGCATTTTCAAGCAATGTTTGTTCAGCAAAGGTGAGCCATTCTGCGTAAGTTTTGGGGAAAATATTTACTGCATAAAACCGTTCACAAACTACTTCAAAGTGTTCATCAATCTCCTTGTCAAGTTCCCCTTTAAAAAAATCGCGGTGGGCAATTTTCCAAGATTGATAGTCGCCTTCTCCTTCGGCAAGGGCAAACTCTTCTGTGACTTCATTAAAGCGTTCAATGAAGACTTCCTCCAGTTGAATACACACGACAGCTTGATTTTGGCTGTCTAATACAATGTGTTTTTCACCTTTTTGTGGAAGCGGTTGATTTTCTAACGCATAAAAGCAATAACCTGAACAAGTTGCAGTCTTTCTACCCGCAACCACGAGATTGGCTAAGGTATTAGGTTTTATGCCAAATTGCCATTGATAAGAGAAATTAGGTTCCATATTAATATATGCTAAAAAATCGATCTATTCTCAATTTAGAATAGTAAATTATAAAACCCCTACACAATTCCCTGAACGTACAGTTTCAGCAACTTTCTGTTCGATGCTAAATGCTTTGGTCGTAAAGTTACTTACGGCAAGGCTTACTTTGGTTTTTCCTGCTTTTTTTGTTTGTTGGTTTAATGCATCAAAATATTGTTGCTCTAAACTTTGTAACTCTTGGTTTGCTTGTAAATTAGCTTGAACTTCATCCGCGTGAGCACGAGAAACTTTGCTTTGGGTAAAGTTATAAGTTAAGGTGTTATCTGCAAATTTCCAGCTGCCTGAACGCTCAAGAGCATAGTTAAAGATTGGGTTTTCAGCAGGGAGCGTTACATTTCCAAGATAGTTCGCTTTGCCATCTTTGCCTAATTTCACTTTATTGGTTGTTGCCGCAACGCCATTCATCGCACATTCCCACTCTCCAACAAAATGCTCGGTAGTTGGTGTAATGACTTCGTTTTTTACCGCAGGGCTTGAGTTAATAAAGCTGTTACAAGCAGCAAGTAGAGTAGTCGTTATGGCTAATAATATTTTTTTCATATTGAAATTCCTCTTTATGTAGTCCACAAGCGGTCAAATTTTACAAAAATTATGCAAAATCTGACCGCTTGTAATTTAATTTTGATCCGACAATGCTGCTAACTGATCTGCTTGATATTCAGTAATAATCGGCTGGATTAATTCATCAATTTTACCGTTCATTACTTCATCTAAACGGTAAACCGTCAGGTTGATACGGTGGTCGGTTACACGTCCTTGCGGATAGTTATAGGTGCGGATTTTATCCGAGCGGTCGCCCGAGCCGAGTAAGTTACGGCGGGTGTCAGCCTGTTCTGCCGCTTGGCGTTCTTGTTCCACTTGCACGATGCGAGAAGCAAGCACTGCCATCGCCTTAGCTTTATTTTTGTGTTGCGAACGTTCGTCTTGGCACTCCACCACAATTCCGGTTGGAATATGGGTAATACGCACAGCAGAGTCAGTGGTATTAACGTGCTGACCGCCTGCACCCGATGAGCGGTAAGTATCAATACGCAGATCAGACGGATTAATTTCCGGCATTTCGCTTTCCGGCAGTTCCGGCATTACCGCAACCGTACAGGCTGAGGTGTGAATACGCCCTTGTGATTCGGTTTTCGGCACACGTTGCACACGATGACCGCCCGATTCAAATTTAAGCTGTCCGTAAACACCTTCGCCGCTGATTTTGACGATAATCTCTTTGTATCCGCCTTGTTCGCTTTCGTTTGCGGACATTTCCTCAATTCTCCAGCGTTTACTTTCAGCATAGCGGCTGTACATACGATATAAATCGCCAGCAAAAATTCCCGCTTCATCGCCACCTGTACCGGCACGGATTTCTAAGAAGGCATTGTATTCATCGTTCGGATCTTTCGGCAGCAATAAAATTTGTAAATGTTGTTCAAGGTTCTCAATTTCAGCTTTGTTTTCAGCAATTTCTTCCGCTGCCATATCTTTCATATCTGGATCATCAAGCAGTAATTGAGCTTCTTCGATATCGTTATTGAGTTTTTTCCAGCGATTGAAAGTGCCGACCACTTCTTCTAATTGGGAATATTCTTTGGAATAGGCACGGAATTTTTCTTGATCGGCAATGACCGACGCATCACCTAAAAGTGCCTGTAATTCTTCGTGGCGTTCACTTAAACTTTCTAATTTATTAATGATGGAATCTTTCATTTTTTAAAGCTGTTCTCGTTTGTTTTGAAATAAGGTAAATAACCGCAGATTATAGCGGATTTTCGGCTGAAAATCTTGTTTAATTCGCCAGCCAATTTTGCAAAATTTGAAGCCCATATTCGGTGATAAAGGATTCAGGGTGGAATTGCACACCATAAATCGGCAAATTCCGATGTTTGAACGCCATCAACACATTTTGGTCGCAAACAGCGGTGGCAACAAGCGGTGTATTTTCCAAAGAATTTTGCAAAATGCCCCAAGAATGGTACAAGCCCACCTGAAATTGGGCGGGTAAGCCGTTGAAAATCGGGTTCTGCTCAATTTGGCTTAAGGTGCGTTGTTGCCCGTGTCGGACATTTTGCAGGTTATACAAAGTGCCACCAAAAAATTCGCAAATTGTTTGATGCCCCAAGCACACGCCTAAAATAGACTTGCTTTGATGATAGCGTTCCAACATCGTAAAGGTTTTTGGGTAAGCCCTCGGTACGTCAGGACCGGGCGAAATCAAAATATGGCTGAATTGTTCCACTTCGTCTAGGTTTAGCTCTTCCACCAATACCACTTTGGTTGGAATATGGATTTTGCGAAGTAAATCCACCAAGTTGAATGTAAAAGAGTCGTGATTGTCGATGATAAGTAATTTTTTGTTCATTTTGTTTTATGTAATTTTTTTCAAATCTCCCCTAGCCCCTCTTTGTCTAAAGAGGGGGACTAGATCGCTATAAATATTTAACCCATCTTTCTTCTATCACTAAATAGCCAGATAAAGCTTATTTACTAGATGAGGCGAGATTTGACTATTCTTCCAATAATTCCCTAGACACCATTTCTAGTTTTATCGTGTCT comes from Mannheimia granulomatis and encodes:
- the prfA gene encoding peptide chain release factor 1, which gives rise to MKDSIINKLESLSERHEELQALLGDASVIADQEKFRAYSKEYSQLEEVVGTFNRWKKLNNDIEEAQLLLDDPDMKDMAAEEIAENKAEIENLEQHLQILLLPKDPNDEYNAFLEIRAGTGGDEAGIFAGDLYRMYSRYAESKRWRIEEMSANESEQGGYKEIIVKISGEGVYGQLKFESGGHRVQRVPKTESQGRIHTSACTVAVMPELPESEMPEINPSDLRIDTYRSSGAGGQHVNTTDSAVRITHIPTGIVVECQDERSQHKNKAKAMAVLASRIVQVEQERQAAEQADTRRNLLGSGDRSDKIRTYNYPQGRVTDHRINLTVYRLDEVMNGKIDELIQPIITEYQADQLAALSDQN
- a CDS encoding anthranilate synthase component II; translated protein: MNKKLLIIDNHDSFTFNLVDLLRKIHIPTKVVLVEELNLDEVEQFSHILISPGPDVPRAYPKTFTMLERYHQSKSILGVCLGHQTICEFFGGTLYNLQNVRHGQQRTLSQIEQNPIFNGLPAQFQVGLYHSWGILQNSLENTPLVATAVCDQNVLMAFKHRNLPIYGVQFHPESFITEYGLQILQNWLAN